In Eubalaena glacialis isolate mEubGla1 chromosome 3, mEubGla1.1.hap2.+ XY, whole genome shotgun sequence, the following are encoded in one genomic region:
- the GJA5 gene encoding gap junction alpha-5 protein, whose amino-acid sequence MGDWSFLGEFLEEAHKHSTVIGKVWLTVLFIFRMLVLGTAAESSWGDEQADFQCDTIQPGCENVCYDQAFPISHIRYWVLQIIFVSTPSLVYLGHAVHTVRMQEKRKLREGERAKEVRGAASYEYPVAEKTELSCWEEVNGRIPLRGSLLNTYVCSILIRTTMEVAFIVGQYLLYGIFLDTLHVCRRSPCPHPVNCYVSRPTEKNVFIVFMLAVAGLSLFLSLVELYHLGWKKIRQRFVKSQQGMAECQLPGPSARIVQSCTPPPDFNQCLENGPGGKFFNPFSNKMASQQNTDNLATEQVRGQEQIPGEGFIHIRYAQKPEVPNEGSPGHRLPHGYQSDKRRLSKASSKARSDDLSV is encoded by the coding sequence ATGGGTGACTGGAGCTTCCTGGGAGAGTTCCTGGAGGAAGCACACAAGCATTCCACGGTGATCGGTAAGGTCTGGCTCACCGTCCTCTTCATATTCCGCATGCTGGTGCTGGGCACGGCTGCCGAATCCTCCTGGGGGGACGAACAGGCTGATTTCCAGTGCGATACGATTCAGCCCGGTTGCGAGAACGTCTGCTACGACCAAGCCTTCCCTATCTCCCACATTCGCTATTGGGTGCTGCAGATCATCTTCGTCTCCACACCGTCTCTAGTGTACTTGGGCCACGCCGTGCACACGGTGCGCATGCAGGAGAAGCGGAAGCTACGGGAGGGCGAGAGGGCCAAAGAGGTTCGGGGCGCTGCCTCTTACGAGTACCCAGTGGCCGAGAAGACGGAGCTGTCCTGCTGGGAAGAAGTGAACGGAAGGATTCCCCTCCGCGGCAGTCTGCTCAACACTTACGTCTGCAGCATCCTGATCCGCACCACCATGGAGGTGGCCTTCATTGTGGGCCAGTACCTCCTCTATGGCATCTTCCTGGACACCCTGCATGTCTGCCGCAGGAGTCCCTGTCCCCATCCTGTCAACTGTTATGTGTCCCGGCCCACGGAGAAGAATGTCTTCATTGTCTTTATGCTGGCTGTGGCCGGACTGTCCCTTTTCCTCAGCCTTGTTGAACTCTACCACCTGGGCTGGAAAAAGATCAGACAGCGATTTGTCAAGTCACAGCAGGGCATGGCTGAGTGCCAGCTTCCTGGTCCCTCTGCCCGCATAGTCCAGAGCTGCACACCACCCCCTGACTTCAATCAGTGCCTGGAGAATGGCCCTGGGGGGAAATTCTTCAATCCATTCAGTAACAAGATGGCCTCTCAGCAGAACACAGATAACCTGGCCACTGAGCAAGTGCGAGGCCAGGAGCAGATTCCTGGAGAGGGTTTCATTCATATCCGTTATGCCCAGAAGCCTGAGGTACCCAATGAAGGCTCCCCAGGTCACCGCCTCCCCCATGGCTACCAAAGTGACAAGCGCCGTCTCAGCAAGGCCAGCAGCAAGGCCAGGTCAGATGACCTATCAGTGTGA